From a region of the Helicobacter hepaticus ATCC 51449 genome:
- a CDS encoding alpha/beta hydrolase: MLIFFIGGGAMAQEKWDKVFAKSNEVKVQKVKFTNRYGITLTGDLYLPKNLGKAQRLPAIAISGPFGAVKEQASGFYAQTLAQKGFITLAFDPSYTGESGGKPRNVASPDINTEDFSAAVDFLSNYANVDSNKIGILGICGFGGFALNAAAMDTRIKAVVASTMYDMSRVNANGYNDSMDAKAHYKLKESLNAQRTKDFKSGTYAKADGLPQKLRGDEPQFIKDYFDYYKTPRGFHARSINSNGHWNLTSSLGFINAPILAYSDEIQSAVLIIHGDKAHSKYFSTDAYKKLKGKNKELLLIKDANHTDLYDNAQKIPFDKIAVFFNANLK; encoded by the coding sequence ATGCTAATATTTTTTATAGGAGGTGGAGCAATGGCTCAAGAGAAATGGGATAAGGTGTTTGCAAAAAGCAATGAAGTCAAAGTCCAAAAGGTAAAATTCACCAATCGTTATGGAATCACACTCACGGGGGATTTGTATCTACCTAAGAATCTAGGCAAAGCACAAAGGCTGCCAGCAATCGCAATCAGTGGTCCTTTTGGCGCAGTCAAAGAGCAAGCGAGTGGATTCTATGCGCAAACTTTAGCGCAAAAGGGCTTTATCACTCTTGCCTTTGACCCTTCCTATACAGGAGAGAGCGGAGGCAAACCTAGAAATGTCGCCTCACCCGATATTAATACAGAGGATTTTAGTGCAGCGGTGGATTTTCTAAGCAATTATGCAAATGTGGATTCTAACAAAATCGGCATTTTGGGCATTTGCGGATTTGGCGGATTTGCACTTAATGCTGCCGCAATGGATACGCGCATTAAGGCAGTCGTGGCTTCTACAATGTATGATATGAGCCGCGTCAATGCCAATGGCTATAATGATTCAATGGACGCAAAGGCGCACTATAAGCTTAAAGAAAGTCTCAATGCACAGCGCACAAAGGATTTCAAAAGCGGCACTTACGCCAAAGCCGATGGATTGCCCCAAAAGCTTAGAGGCGATGAGCCACAATTTATCAAAGATTATTTTGACTATTACAAAACGCCTCGCGGATTCCACGCACGCTCTATTAACTCCAATGGGCATTGGAATCTCACTTCGTCTTTAGGCTTTATCAATGCGCCTATTTTGGCATATAGTGATGAGATACAAAGTGCGGTTTTAATCATTCACGGCGATAAGGCACATAGCAAATATTTTAGCACTGACGCGTATAAAAAGCTTAAGGGCAAAAATAAAGAATTGTTGCTTATCAAAGATGCCAATCACACGGATTTGTATGACAATGCGCAAAAGATTCCCTTTGATAAAATCGCAGTGTTTTTTAATGCGAACTTGAAGTAG
- a CDS encoding cyclophilin-like fold protein, producing MRKYTFLCLLFALLTQCALGKDLRGRLEGQMQIQMQFQGKSFVLTLENNAAARDFYALLPLALSFSDYVGKEKIARLDKSLSTQESGEYDPQSGDFFYFAPWGNVGIFYAKQPPYKGLVKLGAPKAEKESFITHLKAQKQDFILTIEKYPGREKNESLSRVF from the coding sequence ATGCGCAAATATACATTTCTTTGTTTATTGTTTGCGCTGCTAACGCAATGCGCTTTAGGCAAAGACTTAAGGGGGAGATTGGAGGGGCAAATGCAAATACAAATGCAATTTCAAGGGAAAAGCTTTGTTTTGACTTTAGAAAATAATGCGGCTGCAAGGGATTTCTACGCACTCTTGCCTTTAGCTTTAAGCTTTAGTGATTATGTAGGCAAGGAAAAGATTGCTAGGCTTGATAAAAGCCTAAGCACACAAGAGAGCGGAGAATATGACCCACAAAGCGGCGATTTTTTCTATTTTGCCCCTTGGGGTAATGTCGGAATCTTTTATGCCAAGCAGCCCCCATACAAGGGCTTGGTTAAGCTAGGCGCACCAAAGGCAGAAAAAGAATCTTTTATCACGCACCTGAAAGCCCAAAAGCAGGATTTTATCCTCACGATAGAAAAATATCCTGGCAGGGAGAAAAATGAAAGCCTTAGTCGCGTTTTTTAG